TCGGCGTACCCAGATCGGTCATGTCGTCCATGGTAGGTGGCGGGTCCCGTGTCGGCCCGGCCACCTAAGGTGTGCGTCCATGGCGCTGGAGACCTCCCCCGAGCACCCGGCCCCGGTGCGCCAGATCGCCCAGGCCATCGGGGCGTGGGTCGAGCGCCTCGGGGCGGTCTGGGTCGAGGGCCAGGTCACCCAGGTCTCGCGGCGCGGCGGCACCAACACCGTCTTCCTGACCCTGCGCGACAAGCTGGCCGACGTCTCGGTCTCGGTCACCTGCCCGCGCGGGGTCGTCGACTCGCTCCCGACGCCGCTGGTGGAGGGCGCCCAGGTCGTCTGCCACGCCAAGCCGTCCTACTACGCCACCCGCGGCACGCTGTCCCTGCAGGTCCGCGAGATCCGCCTGGTCGGCGAGGGCGAGCTGCTGGCGCGGCTGGAGCGGCGCCGGCAGCTGCTGGCCGCCGAGGGCCTGTTCGCCGAGGCCCTCAAGCGCCCGCTGCCCTTCCTGCCCCGCGCCGTCGGGCTGGTGACCGCCCAGGGGTCGGCGGCCGAGCGCGACGTCCTGGAGCACGCCCGTCGGCGCTGGCCCGGAGTCCGCTTCGAGGTGAGGTACGCCGCGATGCAGGGCGTGCACTCCGCCCGCGAGGTGATCGAGGCGCTGGGCCTCCTGGACCGCGAGCCCGAGGTCGACGTCATCGTGGTGGCGCGCGGCGGTGGCTCCGTCGAGGACCTGCTGCCGTTCTCCGACGAGGCGGTGGTCCGCGCGGTGCACGCCGCTCGCACACCGGTGGTCTCGGCCATCGGCCACGAGCCCGACTCCCCGCTGCTCGACCTGGTCGCCGACGTCCGCGCCTCGACCCCCACCGACGCGGCCAAGCGCGTGGTGCCCGACGTGGCCGAGGAGGCCCAGCGGGTGCTCCAGTCGCGCGAGCGCGGCCGCCGCGCCCTGCACCACCTGCTGGAGCGGGAGCTGCGGGCGCTCGACGCGCTGCGCTCGCGCCCCAGCCTGGCCGACCCCCGCAGCGGCCTCGACGAGCGGCTGCGCGAGGTGGAGGCGCTGCGCGAGCGCGCCCGCCGCAGCTTCGCCCACCGGCTCGACCGGGGCGAGGACGACCTGCACCACCAGGTCGCCCGGGTCCGGGCGCTGTCACCGCTCGCGACGCTGCGCCGCGGCTACGCCGTCATCTCCGACGCGCAGGGGCAGGCCCTGTCCAGCGTGGTGGACCTCGACCCCGGCCAGACGCTGCACATGCGCGTCGCCGACGGCCGCATCGGGGCCACCGTCACCGGCATCGAGCGGGTCGCCCTCGTGGGCGACGACGCGTCACAGGAGGAGGACCAGGATGGCTGAGCCCACGACCGGGGCACCCGAACGCAGGGCCGGGGACGGCGCCGACGACGGGACCGCCGAGGAGCTGAGCTACGAGGAGGCCCGCGACCAGCTGGTCGAGGTGGTCCGCTCCCTGGAGGGCGGCGGCACCAGCCTCGCCGAGTCGCTGGCGCTCTGGGAGCGCGGCGAGGAGCTCGCCCGCCGCTGCCAGGAGGCCCTGGAGGGGGCGCGCGCCCGGCTCGACGCGGTCGTCGAGGGCGAGCAGCGCTGAGGGGGCGACCCCGGCCCGACCTCAGCCGGTCGTGAGGCCGGCGACGTAGTCGCGCACCTCGGTGCGCGGCACGGTCCCGACGACCAGCACGGTGCCCCGGCCGCCCTGCGGCTCCTCGACGCGGCGCACCAGCGCGTAGTCGCCGCCGCTGTCGCTGAAGCTCTGCCAGGTCTCCCCGGCCACGGTGACGTCCTCGCCCTGCTCGGCGTTGGCGTCGACGTGCTCCTCGACCAGGTCGGCGACGCTGCCCAGGCGCTCGTAGATGCCGAGGTAGAGCTCGTCGCCGGTGACCACGC
This genomic interval from Nocardioides scoriae contains the following:
- the xseA gene encoding exodeoxyribonuclease VII large subunit yields the protein MALETSPEHPAPVRQIAQAIGAWVERLGAVWVEGQVTQVSRRGGTNTVFLTLRDKLADVSVSVTCPRGVVDSLPTPLVEGAQVVCHAKPSYYATRGTLSLQVREIRLVGEGELLARLERRRQLLAAEGLFAEALKRPLPFLPRAVGLVTAQGSAAERDVLEHARRRWPGVRFEVRYAAMQGVHSAREVIEALGLLDREPEVDVIVVARGGGSVEDLLPFSDEAVVRAVHAARTPVVSAIGHEPDSPLLDLVADVRASTPTDAAKRVVPDVAEEAQRVLQSRERGRRALHHLLERELRALDALRSRPSLADPRSGLDERLREVEALRERARRSFAHRLDRGEDDLHHQVARVRALSPLATLRRGYAVISDAQGQALSSVVDLDPGQTLHMRVADGRIGATVTGIERVALVGDDASQEEDQDG
- a CDS encoding exodeoxyribonuclease VII small subunit; this encodes MAEPTTGAPERRAGDGADDGTAEELSYEEARDQLVEVVRSLEGGGTSLAESLALWERGEELARRCQEALEGARARLDAVVEGEQR